In Spirosoma pollinicola, the genomic window TTGGCGAGATGACCTATGCACATTGCGGCTACCAGCACGACCTACGCAATATCAAATTCAACGACGGTAAATCCATTAGTGGCGTTGGTGCCGAATTTGGCGAAAAGGGCTATTCAGAAGCGCACTGGCGAACTCAGCACTCCGTAGACCGCAATGGAGATCTATACCCAACACATGGGCTTGGCCCCGTTGCGCACTGGCTCGATATTAACCGGGGCAACCGCTTTACTCACCTCACGTCAACAGCTACCAAAAGTCGTGGACTACACAAATATGTAGTCGATAAAGGAGGGCCAAATCACCCGAATGCAAAAGTCAATTTCAAACTCGGCGATGTGGTGACGACGGTAATCCAGTGCGCTAATGGCGAAAACATTGTCATTATCCACGATACGAATTCACCCCGCCCCTACTCGCTTGGATTTAGGGCGCAAGGCACCAACGGCATCTGGATGGACGACAACGATATGATTTACCTCGAAGGCGTTTCGCCCAAACCACATAGCTGGGAGCCTTTTGCGGCCTATCAGGAAAAGTACGACCACCCCCTCTGGAAACGCCACGCCCAAACAGCCGAAAACGCAGGCCACGGCGGCATTGACTTCTTCGTTCTGCGGGCCTTCATCGAATCGATAAAAGCCAAAGGCCCTGTTCCCATCGACGTGTATGACGCAGCCGTTTGGAGTGCCATCAGTCCATTATCGGAGCAGAGTATTGCCGGTGGCAGCAAGCCGATGGAAATTCCTGATTTCACACGGGGAAAGTGGAAAACCAATAAGCCAATTTTTGGACTGACAGATAATTATTAAGAAGGTATTTTCTCACCCATATACACGTATACCGGTGAGAAAACCCATTCTAACCCTTGAATTAAAAACAGATAATTGCTGAGAAGTCAATTACTATTTTTAATTTGTAAAAATTTTTAAAATCCTTTACCCCTTCACCTGCTCTTAACTCACGAATCAGCCAATGACACCTACTGCTCCGCCTAAAACCCAAAATTACACGGGCCCTTTGCTTATTATCGGCGCCCTATTCTTTGTTTTCGGCTTCGTTACGTGGGTCAATAGTGTGTTGATTGCGTTTTTTAAACAAGCCTTCAATCTTAGCACGGTTGGTTCCAACCTGGTAGCATTCGCGTTTTTCATTTCCTATACGCTGATGGCTATTCCATCCTCGGCCCTTTTGAAGCGGACGGGTTTTAAAAACGGAATGTCAATGGGTTTGCTGGTCATGGCAGTGGGTACCATTGTTTTTGTACCCGCAGCCAAAGCCGTTTCGTACCCCCTGTTTCTAGTTGGTTTATTCCTGATCGGTATTGGCCTGACGGTCCTGCAAACAGCGTCGAATCCGTATGCTACGATTCTTGGTCCCCGCGAAAGTGCTGCCCAGCGTATTAGCTTCATGGGCGTTGCCAATAAGCTGGCCGGTATATTCAGTCAGTTTATTTTTGGCGGCTTACTACTAACGGGCGGTAATGCCCTGGCCGGAGCGGCATCGCTTGAAAAAGTGGTGACGCCCTACATAATTCTAACGGGTGTGCTGGTCGTACTGGCCATTCTTATTCGCTATTCAAACCTCCCCGAAGTATCGGAAGAACAAGACGATGCGCCCGCCGAGTTGACGATGCGAACCAGTATCTGGCAGTTCCCAAGTCTTGTTTTGGGTGTTCTTGCCTTGTTTTGTTATGTTGGGGCCGAAGTTATTGCGGGCGATACGATTATTAACTACGGCAAGGCTATGGGCTTCTCGAATGACGAAGCTAAATACTTTACGACCTACACGCTTTATGGGCTACTGGGCGGCTATATCCTTGGCATTATAGCCATTCCCAAATACATCTCGCAGCAAATGGCCTTGCGCGTTGGGGCCATTCTGGCGTTGATTCTGACCACAGCCGCTATCCTAACCGATGGCTTTACCTCTATTCTTTGCGTCGCTCTGCTTGGATTTGCCATCTCTCCAATGTGGCCCGCCGTTTGGCCACTGGCGCTGAACCGGCTTGGAAAATTCACGAAATTAGGTTCAGCACTATTGATAATGGGCATTTCGGGCGGGGCTTTGTTGCCGCTACTTCATGGCTATTTAACAGATGCTGTTAGCCCAAAAATGGCCTACGCCCTACTTTTACCCCTATTTGGCTATATTCTCTACTATGCCGTTTCGGGACACAAGAAGACGAACTGGTAATTAATTTCTAACCGCAAAGGGCGCTAAGGGTTTCGTCAGGACCGCACTATATTTACTTAGCGCCCTTTGCGAAACCCTTAGCGCCCTTTGCGTTTCATGATAGCCTCTACACCCGGCCGTATTTGCCTTTTTGGCGAACATCAGGATTACTTAGGTTTGCCCGTTATTGCGGCTGCCATTTCGCGCCGGATTCAGGTGGCGGCTCATCAGTCGGATAATCGTGGGTTTCGGCTCAATCTGCCCGATATAAACGGCTCGGTCGATATTCCGTTCGATGGACAACCGCTGCCCTATCCGCAGATTCGGGATTACTTCCGGTCAGCGGTCAATGTTCTGCTGCGGGAAGGGTTTACGTTCGGGAAAGGCATCGACGGCGAGGTACATGGCAATATCCCGATCAACTCGGGCACATCGAGTTCATCGGCCCTACTTGTTACCTGGCTTACCGTGCTCACGCAACTCGCCGATAATCCGCGCACACTCCCTGCCGAACAGATTGCAGAGCTGGCCTATGTGGCAGAGGTACTGGAATTTGGCGAACCCGGCGGCATGATGGACCATTACTCAACGGCTGTTGGCAATGTCATTTATTTAGAATCACAGCCAAAAATCCGGTTAGAGAAGCTCAGCCCCCCTTTAAGCACATTTGTTCTTGGCGATTCGCAGGAGCCGAAAGATACCATCGGCATTTTGCAGCGGGTTAAGTTTGGTATGCTGGCGATTATCAAGAACCTGAAAACGATCAATCCAGGCTTTTCGCTGGAAACCTCCGATAGTACCGAGGTTGCTGAGTTCAAGGACTTTCTGACCAAAGACGAATACATTCTCCTCAAAGGCAATGTATCGAACCGTGATATTCTGCGCGATGCGCTACGTCTATTACACTCGTCAGATGGCTCAGTAGCGCATTTCGATCACGTCCGTTTTGGCCAACTCCTGAACGACCATCAGGCGAACCTGCGAGATGCCCAACGTATTTCGACGCCTAAAATAAACCGAATGCTCGACGCTGCCCTTGCAGCCGGTGCCCTTGGTGGCAAAATTAACGGCTCAGGTGGCGGAGGCTGTATGTTTGCGTACGCACCCGAACAACCCGAAGCAGTTGCCGAAGCCATCGAACGTGAAGGTGGGAAAGCCTTTATTATTAATGTTGCTGAGGGGACCACGATCTCAACCAAGTAATGTTACTAATGGCCACATCGGGCTAAAATTCACTCAACTATTCACATTTATAAAAAGATTTCAACCACAGAGGCACGAAGTACACAGAGATCTAAAAGGGCACATTCTTCCCCAATGAACCTCTGTGTGCTTCGTGCCTCTGTGGTTGAAATCTTTTTGTGATTAACTAGTATAGTCTCGTAAACCTTGCTAACCAACCCGACGGGCGGCACTACACTAACGAACATTAGCGGCTCGTTGGGCTGGGAACCAGGAGGTTAGAATGGTCATCACGATCGTGAGAGCGCCTGTTAAGAGAATATCGCTGGTATCAAGCCGCACAGGGTAGGCATCAATGATAGAACTCACCATACCCATCCGGACAAAGCCGTAACTTTCCTGCGCCAGGCAAAGACCAACGCCCAGAATCAACCCGGAAATAGCCCCGGTTAAAGCAATGATGGCCCCCTCGGTCAGGAAAATCCGGCGAACCATTTGCCTTGTTGCGCCCAGCGCATACATGATTCGGATATCTGCCTTTTTCTCAATGACCAGCATCGACAGAGAAAAGAAAATATTGATCGACGCCACCAGAATGATAAATGACAACGTAAGGGCAACAAATAACTTCTCCACACGAATAGCCCGGTACAAATCGAGGTTTAAATCATCCCGGCTCTGAACAATTAAATTCTCACCAACAACATCCTGCAACGCCTGTTTTGCTTTGTCTTCGTTAGTGCCGGGCCGAAGCTGGATTTCGATACTGGTCACTTCATTGGGCTTATAGTCAAACAACGCCCGGGCCGAACTGATAGGCGCCAACACGAAGTTGTCATACTTCGACTCAATGAAAAAAACACCCGAAACCGTAAAGGCTTCGCGGTTGAACGCATCCTGATTAAGCACATTGAACGACTGCCCGCTTTGCGGATATAGAATCTCCAGGGGCGTCAGAATATCGACCGGCGAAACAGAGAGGTCACTTCGCACACCATCGGCCACGATAGCATAGTTCACCCCATCCCGACGTAACAATAGCTTCCCTTCGAGCATGGCGGAGTCAAGTTGCTGCCGCTGAACGTAGTTATCATCTACGCCCTTCAGGCGCACAACCGTCTGTGCATTTTTGTAACGCGCTAGGGCATTATCCTGCGCAATGGCGGTCAACAGGCTTACACCCGGCGTTTGACGTAATTTTGCCAACAAATCCGGTGAAGCCAAAAACCGTTTTCCCTGTTTGGGGGCAACGGTCATGTCGGCTTCAAATGTCTTAAATATTTGCCGGTTCAGTTCTTCCATCCCGTTAAACACCGACAGCACCACCACGAGCGCCATTGTGCCAACGCCTACTCCGAGCATCGACAAAATAGACAACCAGCTTATGAAACTGCGTTTCTTACGGGAGAAAAAGTACCGACGGGCAATCCAGACGGGGAGGTTCATGCACTATTTTTGAATGAGTGAATGAGTAAATAAGCGAATGACTGAACACACTATAGCTATTTAATCATTCGCTCATTTACTCATTCAAAATTTACTCACTATCCTCATCCTCCTCCACCGGGGCGGGGGGAATATCGATACTGGAGAAAAGTTTATCCATTTTGTCGGCGTAGTCGGCGGTGTCGTCCAAAAAGAAATGCAGTTCGGGAACGATACGTAATTGGTGCCGCACCCGGTCGCCGAGGTGCTGCCGAAGCACTTTACCCTTTTCCTGAATCGTTTCCAGCAAAAGGTGTTTATTTTTAGTAGCCAAAAAACTCAGGTATACCCGTGCTACGCTCAAATCGGGCGATATGCGCACACTTGTGACTGTGATAAAGGCACCATTGAACAAATGGGGCACATCACGCTGAAAGATTTCACTTAAATCTTTCTGTAACTGCCGGGATACTTTTTGCTGTCGTTTCGATTCCATACTATCGGTACTTGGGTACTCACTGAACGGCCTGAACTGACGAATGGTTTACATTCATCCAGACCTCTATTCTGCAAATATCCGCCCATTTTTCCGTTCTGCCGAAATTGACTGTAATTTTACCACGAACAGTTGATAATAAATGGCCTGTTTGCCAGTGTCTTTGTCCAATCAACTGCCTCTGTATATACTAACTGTTACTATTTTCGCTACCCTTTGCTACGTTTCTTTCAATCTTATTTCCCCTACCAATACATCAGTCTGCTGGGTTTGTTGCTGCTTATCCGGTTGCCGCTCCTGCTGCATCCGTTGCCGCTTCTAATTCCCGAACTGAACTGGATGCTTGTTGGCGAACAGATGAGTCAGGGTAATTTGCTTTACCGCGACATCTGGGATAGCGTTAGTCCATTGTCTGCGCTGGTTTACTGGGGTATAGACAGTCTGTTTGGTCGGTCTTCACTGGTACTTCACGGCGCGGCAACACTGGTATCTATATTCCAGATCGTCTATTTTAACTACCTGACAAATAATCGGGATGTATATCCGGACAGATCGTTCTGGCCCGGCCTGATTTATATGCTGTTTATGCATCTCTCGTTCGACTGCCTGACGCTCTCGCCAGTGCTTATGTCAACGAGTTTTTTACTTCTGGCCTTTGGTACGCTCATTAAGCAGATGGATCGACGAGGTGCTACCGATGAGGTGTTTGAAGTGGGTTTCTATATTGGCATTGCGGCTCTCTTTTATCTGCCTTCGGCCTTGTTTCTTCTTTGGGCCATCATGTCGCTGCTGTTTTATACGGGCGCTACCTTTCGGCAATATTCACTATCACTATTCGGTTTTCTGTTTCCTTTTGCGGCTACGGTGTTGTTTTATTACCTCTGGGATAGTCTCGACGATTTCAACCGTAACCTCTTATCGTCCGTGTTTCGGGTTCGGCAATATTCGCTGTCCGATTTCCAGTCGCTGGCAGCTTCGCTCTTTATCCCGTTGGGATTGGGCGTATTAGGTTTTTTGAGCCTGTTCAACCGACCGGGGCGGTACGTTAACTTTCAACAGCGGGTACAGCAAATTATGGCCATCTGGTTTCTGATCGCCGTATTGACAATTGCACTGATGCCGTTTCTGGCTCCAATGGTGTTTCTAACGTTTGTGCCGCCAATGGCCTATTTTGCCTATTACTATTTTGAGAATATCCGCAAAGCCTGGTTAGCCGAAATCACATTCACGATTGCCTTTTCGCTGATGCTTTTGCTGTTTTATCAAGGCGCATTGGGCCTGATTCCGGGGGCGGGTCTGGGTCGATTAAGTAGTTTGCAAGTGCGAAAATCACCGTTACCCAATGATATTAAAAATCAGCGAGTACTCATCATTGGCGAAGACCTGAGTGCGTATCGACAGAATCAACTGGCAACGCCTTATCTAAACTGGGACCTGGCTAAGTATGATCTCAAGAACCTGGATAATTACGAATCGGTCATCAACGTGTTCGACCATTTTCGACAAGATCCACCCGACTATATTATAGATCGGGAAAATGTTGTCGAGAAACTCTTTCAACGCGCCCCCGCACTGGCTCTTCGCTACGAAAAAACAGCTACGCCGGGCGTTTACAAACGAAAATAAGTATGGTTTACGGTTAAAGGTTTTACGGTTTTTCGACAACTTTGTAACTCCCCACAGTACGCCGTAAACCATAAACCGTAAACCATATCTGCATGGCTTCCTCTTTTACCAACAAGCGTACAAACCTGTATATTTTTCTGAGTGCGGTATTCCTGACCAATGCGCTCATTGCCGAAATCATAGGTGTCAAAATCTTTTCGGTCGAAACATTACTTGGCACAAAACCGGCTCAGATTCATGTCTTCAGCGATTTCATTCTGGACTTTAACCTCACGGCGGGGGCGGTCATCTGGCCGTTTGTGTTTATCACGTCCGATATTATCAACGAATACTTTGGCAAGTCGGGCGTTCGGCGGATTTCATTTCTGACGGCCGGATTTGTTGGTTTTAGCTTCCTGGTCATCTTTGCGGTTACGTCGCTGCCTCCGGCACAGTTCTGGCTCGATGTTAATGCCAAAGACTCGGCTGGCAATCCAATCAACATCAATAATGCGTTTCAGATGATCTTTCGGCAGGGTCTGGGCATCATTATCGGCTCATTAACAGCCTTCCTGATCGGGCAGATTCTGGACGTATATGTCTTTCATTCGCTCCGGAAAATTACGGGCAGCCGACAAATCTGGCTTCGTGCTACTGGCTCAACATTGGTTTCGCAGTTAGTCGATTCCTTTGTCGTGTTGGGTATTGCCTTCTATATTTTCGGAAACTGGTCGCTCTCGCAGGTGCTGGCAGTAGGCATTATCAATTACATCTATAAAGCGACTTCGGCTATTATTCTGACACCGGTACTGTATATAGCACACTATTTTATTGACCGATATTTAGGCAAAGAACACGCAGAAGAACTGGCTAACGAGTCGGCGATGAGTTCATTTATGTAGCGACTAATACCGTCCACCAATTCTCCGCCGGTTCAAAACAGAGTTCCCGTCAACCAGCGGGAGTTGGTAAGGCCGCTGGGTAAGGCCGGTCGTATCGGTCAATGAGCGCAGGAAAGCAACCAGCGCCGTTTGCTCAACGCCTGTCAACTTGAGTGGCGTTTCGTTCAGCGTCTGCCCATCAAGTTGAATACCAATTCCCCGCCCCCCACCCCGATTATAAAAATCAACCACCTGCTCCAGCGTCTTATACACGCCATTATGCATGTATGGGGCCGTTAAGGCCACATTTCGAACAGTGGGCGTTTTGAACGCAAACCGATGACGGTCTTTCTGATAAGTATCGAACTTGCCAGGATCCGTGTCGATCTGGGCGTTTCGTATTTTCCGACGACGGGGTACGCCAATAATTTCGCTCTCTGTTTTTTCGTAATGGGGCGGAACGAAACCATTGTAAATCGGGAAGAAGTGACAGGTGGCACAGCGTGCTTTTCCTAAAAATAGATTTAAACCAAGTTTTTCATCGGTAGAAAAGGCCACTGCCTCGCCACGCAGGTAGCGATCCGGGCGGGCGTTCAAACACGTAAGACTTCGAATGTAACAGGCTAGTGAGTTCCGTATGTTTGGCGCAGTCAGGCCAGCCGGAAAAGCGTCAGCAAACCGTTTTCTATAGTCTGCGCTTGTCATCAGTTTCTGCACAATGTCTTCTGGCGACGTCTTCATTTCGTGCGCATTCGTCAGTACGTCGTGCGCCTGGTCTTCCAGATAAAACGCCCTTGAGTCATAGAATTGAGCATTTTGCAAGCCCGCATTTAGCAAAGTAGGTGCATTTCGAAGTACCCGCTTCCGACCACTGAACGAATGACTCTTGGTAAACCCATCCGTAAAGGCCTGCTCTGGCCGATGGCACGAGGCACAGGATCGGGCATTATTACCCGATAATAAAGGGTCGAAGAACAGAATTTTCCCAAGGGCTACCTTTTGCGGTGTACTGACAAACGCGCCGAAGTTGATCAGGTAGTCAGCCCTAAAAGCCCCTGAGTCAGACAGCGTCGCGACCATTGGCGACAGAAATCGCCTTGTCGTAGCCAACGGAATAGTAAGTGATTTACGTGCTTGTTGTAAAGCCCGGCTGAGTGGATAAAGTTGCTCCCGTATAAACGAAACCCGGTCGAAATCAGCAAAATCAGACGCCGTTTCCAATACCCGAATCGCGTCCGTCCAGTGTTGTGACAGTTCGGTAGCCATCGGCTTTGAGAGCCGCGCGGCATAAGGTCGAAATACGTCGCGCAGAGTACGCAGGCTTAAAGCCGCTTCTGACAAACCTGTTCTGGTTTCGGGCGCATCGTAGCCTGTAATGCCGGCTGTGAGTAGTCGAAACAACTGCTGGCGCATAGCCTCCAGCACATCCGTATCCGTGATTTTATCGGCGGGAATTCCTTGTTCCAGACGAGCCGCATAGGTAAGCGACGCGGTCAACTCTCGGGTGATATCGGCTTTACGGTCAGCGTTATACACCGGGAACAAGTACGGTTCCAGAACTTGTAGTCCAGTGGGTAAAATTGGGGTTTGTCCCGGTTCTGTTCCCTCCACCTCTATCACTGGCGGACCGTTGATATGACTTGCCAGAAAAGGCTGATAGTATTCCAGCAACCATTCGATTCGCTTGTAAGCCAGCCGACTACGGATGAAAGCCGCCCGGAGCGAATCAGCGGGCAAATCAGTGGCTACATAGTCGGCGAGTTGCTGTACTTGCTGGTGAAATTTGCTGTTATCGGCCAGAAACTGATCGTAAACCGGTGGGCCAACAGGTTCTGCTTCTTTGGCTAGAAAAGCAGGAATCGTTAGCGCCAACAAAAACAAACCGATTAGCCGATACATAAGTAAAAGAATGTAGAATTAACAATGAATAATGTAGAATGAGTAATGACTGCGTTACACGCCATTCTACATTATTCATTGTCCATTTTTACCCGCTGCCAGTTATCCAGCAACACCGCCGTAGCAATGCCTACATTCAGCGATTCGGCATCACCGTAACGCGGAATCGTGACCCGTTGCGTAACAAACGTACCGACTTCGGGGCGGATACCGTTCGATTCATTCCCCATTACCAGATAGCCGGAAGTCCCAAAGGCAAGCGAATGCACATCGGCACCATCCAGAAAAGCGCCATATACCGCACTCGTCGACTGGGCCAGGACTTTTGTAATGTCGCCATACCACCAGCTCACCCGCGTAAACGAACCTTTACTGGCCGAAATAACTTTCGGATTGTACACATCGGCGGTGGTTTCGGAGCATAAAATCTTACGAACGCCGTACCAGTCGGCAATACGAAGAATGGTACCGAGATTACCTGGATCACGGATATCATCTAAAATCAACGCAATCTCATTAGGTCCGGCCAATAGAGGACGGTTCTCTTTCGTTCTGACCACAGCGAGAGCCGCGTTGTTACTTTCCAGCGTGCCAGCCCGTTCCAGATCGGCCACAGACGCGATTTCGACCGGCGTTCGTTGGTTGTCTGTAAGGTGAGCGTTTTCTTTGTAGAATGATTCAGTTGCAACAACCAGTTCCGTCTGAAAGTCGGACTGTAAAACCTCCTGCACGCTCTTGGCCCCTTCGACCAGAAAGGCACCATGTTGCTGACGGAATTTTTTCTGATGCAGCGACTGAATATATTTAAGTTGATTTTTAGAAAGCATGATTTATAAAATGAATAATGTACAATGGATAATGACTAATGTAAGACGCAGCCATAGCCTCCTTCGTTATTCATTGTACATTATTCATTGTACACTGGTTATCTCCCTATCGGGCTGTTTGAGTTCCAAGCAGTTACGGGAAAATGGATATATTCTCACTGCTCAGACGGTAAAGGGCAACCGTGCCATATCAGACGACAACCTGTTGAGTCTGATTCCGCAAAAGCCAAACCGGCGGCTCCTGGGCTTGCCCATTACAACGCAACTTTGGTTTTATCAACTCGGCCTGCGCCGATATGACCGTGAAGCAGCTCTGCGCGAGTTTCAGGCCAAAACTAACGAATTTGAACAGCAAAGCCAGCTGGTAGCCAATCAGCCAAAAGAACTTAAAAAGCTAAACAGTCGGTATGGTCGTCAGTTAAAACATCTTCGACAAAAAGCTGAGGAAGGCAACTGGGTTATGCGCAACCTGGGCGAACCTCCTTCTTACTTCTCCGAAAAAGATGCACAAGCCAATGTAGCCAAAATGCAGAAGTACCTATCGGACAAGGGTTTCTTCAATGCAAAAACGGCCTATGAACTCGACACCCTTCGTCGAAGCCAGATCAGGGTCAATTATCTGGTTGCCGAAAATGAAGGCTTTTACCTGCGAAATATTCTTTATGAAATTGCTGATCCCCGCGTCGACTCCATCGTTCGAAAATCCTTTGACAAATCGAAGCTTCAGGTAGGTGACCGGTTCGATTTCGACAATATGTCAGGCGAGCGTCTGCGCATTGAGACCATATTACGTGACCAGGGGTATTACACATTTTCCCGGCAGTACATCCGGGCCACGGATGTCGATACGATTCGTCGTGGGAATGACCGCCGTTTTCGCGATGGTCTCGAACCTGGCGACTCCTCCCGGCGAAATGTGGATGTTAAGCTCCAGATCGTAAACCCACCGGGTCAATCTGCCCATCCAATCTACCACGTTGGCGATGTAGAAATGCAGATTACCGCTGCCGAAGAGACTGCTGCCGTAGACCCGCTCACCGTAAATCCATCGGCAACAGCCAGACCCACCTTTGATACCTTGAGTCGCAATGGTGTAACCTATCTACTCGGTGGGCGCGATATTTCGGTACGGCTGCTGGATTCAAAGATCCTTTTGCGGCCAAACCAACTCTACAGCCAAAGTGATTATCGCGATACACAGCGACAGCTTTTTCTGTTAAATCAGTTTAAGTTCGTCAATCTTAATTTCGTTGATACAACCAATCGTCGGTTACGTACCCTTATTACGGCCACGCCCTTAGATAAATACGAAACCACTGCCGAGGGCGGAGTCACTGGTCTTTTGTATCAAGGCAAGCCATTCCCCGGTGGCTTTGGTAGTTTGATCTTTCGCGTGCGAAATCTATTTGGTGGCCTGGAAACCTTCGAAACCACCCTTCGTTATGGTCTGGAAGCGCAAACCGGTTTTGTTTCCGACCCAAACAATCCTAAAAACG contains:
- a CDS encoding GHMP family kinase ATP-binding protein: MIASTPGRICLFGEHQDYLGLPVIAAAISRRIQVAAHQSDNRGFRLNLPDINGSVDIPFDGQPLPYPQIRDYFRSAVNVLLREGFTFGKGIDGEVHGNIPINSGTSSSSALLVTWLTVLTQLADNPRTLPAEQIAELAYVAEVLEFGEPGGMMDHYSTAVGNVIYLESQPKIRLEKLSPPLSTFVLGDSQEPKDTIGILQRVKFGMLAIIKNLKTINPGFSLETSDSTEVAEFKDFLTKDEYILLKGNVSNRDILRDALRLLHSSDGSVAHFDHVRFGQLLNDHQANLRDAQRISTPKINRMLDAALAAGALGGKINGSGGGGCMFAYAPEQPEAVAEAIEREGGKAFIINVAEGTTISTK
- a CDS encoding TrmH family RNA methyltransferase; the encoded protein is MLSKNQLKYIQSLHQKKFRQQHGAFLVEGAKSVQEVLQSDFQTELVVATESFYKENAHLTDNQRTPVEIASVADLERAGTLESNNAALAVVRTKENRPLLAGPNEIALILDDIRDPGNLGTILRIADWYGVRKILCSETTADVYNPKVISASKGSFTRVSWWYGDITKVLAQSTSAVYGAFLDGADVHSLAFGTSGYLVMGNESNGIRPEVGTFVTQRVTIPRYGDAESLNVGIATAVLLDNWQRVKMDNE
- a CDS encoding queuosine precursor transporter translates to MASSFTNKRTNLYIFLSAVFLTNALIAEIIGVKIFSVETLLGTKPAQIHVFSDFILDFNLTAGAVIWPFVFITSDIINEYFGKSGVRRISFLTAGFVGFSFLVIFAVTSLPPAQFWLDVNAKDSAGNPININNAFQMIFRQGLGIIIGSLTAFLIGQILDVYVFHSLRKITGSRQIWLRATGSTLVSQLVDSFVVLGIAFYIFGNWSLSQVLAVGIINYIYKATSAIILTPVLYIAHYFIDRYLGKEHAEELANESAMSSFM
- a CDS encoding ABC transporter permease, translated to MNLPVWIARRYFFSRKKRSFISWLSILSMLGVGVGTMALVVVLSVFNGMEELNRQIFKTFEADMTVAPKQGKRFLASPDLLAKLRQTPGVSLLTAIAQDNALARYKNAQTVVRLKGVDDNYVQRQQLDSAMLEGKLLLRRDGVNYAIVADGVRSDLSVSPVDILTPLEILYPQSGQSFNVLNQDAFNREAFTVSGVFFIESKYDNFVLAPISSARALFDYKPNEVTSIEIQLRPGTNEDKAKQALQDVVGENLIVQSRDDLNLDLYRAIRVEKLFVALTLSFIILVASINIFFSLSMLVIEKKADIRIMYALGATRQMVRRIFLTEGAIIALTGAISGLILGVGLCLAQESYGFVRMGMVSSIIDAYPVRLDTSDILLTGALTIVMTILTSWFPAQRAANVR
- a CDS encoding sugar MFS transporter, with the translated sequence MTPTAPPKTQNYTGPLLIIGALFFVFGFVTWVNSVLIAFFKQAFNLSTVGSNLVAFAFFISYTLMAIPSSALLKRTGFKNGMSMGLLVMAVGTIVFVPAAKAVSYPLFLVGLFLIGIGLTVLQTASNPYATILGPRESAAQRISFMGVANKLAGIFSQFIFGGLLLTGGNALAGAASLEKVVTPYIILTGVLVVLAILIRYSNLPEVSEEQDDAPAELTMRTSIWQFPSLVLGVLALFCYVGAEVIAGDTIINYGKAMGFSNDEAKYFTTYTLYGLLGGYILGIIAIPKYISQQMALRVGAILALILTTAAILTDGFTSILCVALLGFAISPMWPAVWPLALNRLGKFTKLGSALLIMGISGGALLPLLHGYLTDAVSPKMAYALLLPLFGYILYYAVSGHKKTNW
- a CDS encoding cytochrome c peroxidase, translated to MYRLIGLFLLALTIPAFLAKEAEPVGPPVYDQFLADNSKFHQQVQQLADYVATDLPADSLRAAFIRSRLAYKRIEWLLEYYQPFLASHINGPPVIEVEGTEPGQTPILPTGLQVLEPYLFPVYNADRKADITRELTASLTYAARLEQGIPADKITDTDVLEAMRQQLFRLLTAGITGYDAPETRTGLSEAALSLRTLRDVFRPYAARLSKPMATELSQHWTDAIRVLETASDFADFDRVSFIREQLYPLSRALQQARKSLTIPLATTRRFLSPMVATLSDSGAFRADYLINFGAFVSTPQKVALGKILFFDPLLSGNNARSCASCHRPEQAFTDGFTKSHSFSGRKRVLRNAPTLLNAGLQNAQFYDSRAFYLEDQAHDVLTNAHEMKTSPEDIVQKLMTSADYRKRFADAFPAGLTAPNIRNSLACYIRSLTCLNARPDRYLRGEAVAFSTDEKLGLNLFLGKARCATCHFFPIYNGFVPPHYEKTESEIIGVPRRRKIRNAQIDTDPGKFDTYQKDRHRFAFKTPTVRNVALTAPYMHNGVYKTLEQVVDFYNRGGGRGIGIQLDGQTLNETPLKLTGVEQTALVAFLRSLTDTTGLTQRPYQLPLVDGNSVLNRRRIGGRY
- the rbfA gene encoding 30S ribosome-binding factor RbfA — translated: MESKRQQKVSRQLQKDLSEIFQRDVPHLFNGAFITVTSVRISPDLSVARVYLSFLATKNKHLLLETIQEKGKVLRQHLGDRVRHQLRIVPELHFFLDDTADYADKMDKLFSSIDIPPAPVEEDEDSE
- a CDS encoding Gfo/Idh/MocA family protein, which translates into the protein MQTPTRRQFIRTAALTGAVTSVATSSVFPAILTGAKPADTKVRLAFIGVGSRGRSHVEQALYRDDVEITAICDPAPEAISRATAMIEKAGKKAPVAYGKGDEAFKDMLKRDDIDGVVIATPWEWHVPMAVATMNAGKYAAVEVSATVTLKESWDLVNASEKSGSPCMILENVCYRRDVLALLNMIRKGMFGEMTYAHCGYQHDLRNIKFNDGKSISGVGAEFGEKGYSEAHWRTQHSVDRNGDLYPTHGLGPVAHWLDINRGNRFTHLTSTATKSRGLHKYVVDKGGPNHPNAKVNFKLGDVVTTVIQCANGENIVIIHDTNSPRPYSLGFRAQGTNGIWMDDNDMIYLEGVSPKPHSWEPFAAYQEKYDHPLWKRHAQTAENAGHGGIDFFVLRAFIESIKAKGPVPIDVYDAAVWSAISPLSEQSIAGGSKPMEIPDFTRGKWKTNKPIFGLTDNY